A stretch of DNA from Planococcus antarcticus DSM 14505:
GCGGCTCTATATGTTCGGTATATCCAAAGACCAGTTTATCAAAGCGGTAAAAGCGTTAACTCAGGAGGAAAACCAATGACCAAAGATATAGCCACACCTATCCGAACCCAGCAAATCATGGCAAAATACGATTTGAAGGTAAAAAAAAGCTTAGGACAGAATTTTTTGATCGACCCCAATATTTTACGCAAAATTGTTGGACAGGCCAACTTGACGAAGAAGTCTGCTGCCATTGAAATTGGTCCAGGGATTGGCGCTTTAACAGAACACTTGGCAAGAGAAGCGGGAAAGGTTCTGGCTTTTGAAATCGATCAGCGTTTGTTGCCAGTGCTTGAAGACACACTTTCTCCGTACGATAATATTTCCATCGTGCATGCTGATATCCTTAAAACCGATGTGCAGGCGGCCATCGACAGCGAGTTGGCCGGTTACGATGACATCGTTGTTGTAGCGAATTTGCCTTATTACGTCACAACTCCCATCATTTTAAAGCTGTTGCTGGAAAAACTGCCGATTCGTGGCATGGTCGTCATGCTGCAAAAAGAAGTGGCTGAACGCATTACAGCCAAACCCGGGACAAAGGCCTATGGCTCACTGTCCATCGCCATCCAATACTACACACAGGCTGAAATGGCGTTAACTGTTCCGAAATCGGTTTTCCTGCCCCAGCCAAATGTCGATTCCGCTGTTATCCATATGACCAAACGGGAAGTGCCGGAAGTGAAGGTAATTGACGAGGATTTCTTCTTTACTGTTACGAGAGGGTCGTTCGTCCAGCGAAGAAAAACTATTTTGAACAACCTTCAAGTGGCTATGCCTTTGGGAAAAGAGAAAAAAGAACTCATCTTGAAAGCGCTAGAAGAAGCGGAAGTCGATCCGACTAGGCGCGGAGAGACCTTGACGATCAAGGAATTTGGTCTGTTGGCTGATAAATTATATGCTTATTTCCGATGAAACCGACGTTCTGTTACAATTTCGGCACATATTATTTCGGATTGAAGATATTTCGAATAAATAAATATTGACAGCACTAGATAGTCGCTGATAAAATGATAAATTTACTTGACTATTCCATCATATTATGGTAGAATTTTGTCTATAGTGAGGTGTAGACAAAATGCCCAAAACTTTGGCGGATATTAAAAAGTCGTTAGACCTACATTTAGGAAAACGATTGCTTTTGAAGGCAAACGGAGGTCGCAAGAAAACGGTCGAACGTGCCGGAATCTTGCGCGAGACATATCACTCCGTGTTCGTGATTGAGCTTGATCAAGAAGAGCATGCATTTGAACGCGTGTCTTACAGCTACGCAGACATCTTAACCGAAGCGGTAGAAATTACCGTGTATGAAGGAACTGAAGATGCACTTGTCGTTAAATAATTGAATTATATTTATATGTTACTTCAAAACTTGCTCCTGCTCATTCAAGCGGAAGGCGAGTTTTTTTGTTTCTGTCAGCACATTGCTTTCCATTGCCTGGCGGTATGTTAGAATAGTCTTCATTAGAATATAAAAGGAGGCAGTGGGATGCTCTAC
This window harbors:
- the rsmA gene encoding 16S rRNA (adenine(1518)-N(6)/adenine(1519)-N(6))-dimethyltransferase RsmA is translated as MTKDIATPIRTQQIMAKYDLKVKKSLGQNFLIDPNILRKIVGQANLTKKSAAIEIGPGIGALTEHLAREAGKVLAFEIDQRLLPVLEDTLSPYDNISIVHADILKTDVQAAIDSELAGYDDIVVVANLPYYVTTPIILKLLLEKLPIRGMVVMLQKEVAERITAKPGTKAYGSLSIAIQYYTQAEMALTVPKSVFLPQPNVDSAVIHMTKREVPEVKVIDEDFFFTVTRGSFVQRRKTILNNLQVAMPLGKEKKELILKALEEAEVDPTRRGETLTIKEFGLLADKLYAYFR
- the veg gene encoding biofilm formation stimulator Veg is translated as MPKTLADIKKSLDLHLGKRLLLKANGGRKKTVERAGILRETYHSVFVIELDQEEHAFERVSYSYADILTEAVEITVYEGTEDALVVK